In a genomic window of Phenylobacterium koreense:
- a CDS encoding UvrD-helicase domain-containing protein: MVSTVVVASAGSGKTTHLIDQAAHVKAGRVLITTYTNENVDNIRDCVVARFGYVPENIDIESWYSTLLRHGVRPYQNLLSNVGVTQTIAFIQVPQALRFVPKADVNRYFFTRNGDIYRDRVSDFVCLVDDKTGGKLIQRLEAIYSHILIDELQDMAGSDLDLLERLFKSKITMVAVADPRQGTYTTNNSIKHKKAARSGIVTWLSAMEKAGLITQEERAESWRCNQVICDFADALYPHLPRTTSRNATRTPHDGVFHISAADVPSYVAEFNPVVLRWNKNSDTLGLPATNFGVVKGRSFDRVLIFPTEPMRKYIKEPNPEMSLDRAKFYVAVTRARYSVAFVV; encoded by the coding sequence ATGGTTAGCACCGTTGTCGTTGCCAGCGCCGGATCGGGGAAGACGACCCACCTGATCGACCAGGCGGCCCACGTAAAGGCGGGGCGTGTCCTCATCACGACCTACACGAACGAGAACGTTGACAACATTCGAGACTGCGTGGTCGCGCGCTTCGGCTACGTGCCGGAAAATATCGATATTGAGAGCTGGTACAGCACCCTCCTTAGGCACGGCGTGCGCCCGTATCAAAATCTACTTTCCAACGTCGGCGTCACTCAAACCATTGCCTTCATCCAGGTACCGCAGGCGCTGCGGTTCGTACCGAAGGCCGATGTGAATCGATATTTCTTCACGCGAAATGGCGACATTTATCGAGATCGCGTCTCCGATTTTGTGTGCCTCGTCGATGATAAGACCGGCGGTAAGCTCATCCAGAGACTGGAGGCAATTTACTCACACATTCTCATCGACGAACTGCAGGATATGGCAGGTTCTGACCTCGATCTGCTCGAACGCCTTTTTAAATCGAAGATCACGATGGTTGCCGTGGCGGACCCTCGACAAGGCACCTACACCACCAACAACTCGATTAAGCACAAGAAGGCGGCGCGATCGGGGATCGTGACCTGGCTCTCCGCGATGGAGAAGGCTGGGCTCATTACCCAGGAAGAGCGTGCCGAGAGCTGGCGCTGCAATCAGGTGATCTGTGATTTCGCTGACGCGCTATATCCCCATCTTCCGCGAACGACTTCGCGGAATGCGACCCGGACGCCGCACGATGGTGTCTTCCACATCAGCGCCGCGGACGTTCCGAGCTATGTCGCGGAATTCAACCCGGTCGTGCTCCGTTGGAACAAGAACTCGGACACGCTTGGTCTGCCGGCGACTAACTTCGGCGTTGTGAAAGGCAGGAGCTTTGATCGCGTCCTCATCTTTCCGACGGAGCCGATGAGAAAGTACATCAAGGAGCCTAACCCGGAGATGTCGCTTGATCGTGCGAAATTCTACGTTGCGGTGACGCGGGCGCGGTACAGCGTTGCCTTCGTGGTGTAG
- a CDS encoding ATP-dependent nuclease: MITKIYIDNFKAFSAFSLALEPDLNIIVGDNEAGKSSILEALGLALTKRINGRAIETELSASLFNKAAVDAYVAAVQAGGNPDLPRIRIEVFLSDEPSVAALRGSHNIEKSDAVGVRLEIGFNDEYGAEYGAFLADRAEVRTIPIEFYTVQWCSFAGNAISSRGMPVGLSYIDATTIRLQSGTDYYLQNIINAGLDAKERVALTLAYRGLKEKFSGEAAIKAINDKLTQNKGAITDKKLAIAVDVSQKSSWETNLVPHLDDLPFHLIGKGEQSALKILLALERQAGEAHVILIEEPENHLSFSSLQTLIAKINEKCKGKQIIITTHSAYVLNKLGMEKTVLLHDGMTTTLAKLPKDTQAYFKKLSGYDTLRIILAKRSILVEGPSDELIVQKAYARVHGHLPADDGVDVINVRGLSFPRFLDIAKELGKDVCVVTDNDGDHANKIVERYKPYAGIKGIRICADDDNTANTLEPQMVKCNTLEALNKALGTAHADTASLAEWMIDNKSEWALRVFEADEELEFPAYIFEAVHG; the protein is encoded by the coding sequence ATGATTACCAAAATCTATATCGACAACTTCAAGGCATTTAGCGCATTTAGCCTAGCACTGGAGCCGGACCTCAACATCATTGTCGGCGACAATGAAGCTGGGAAGTCGTCGATTCTGGAAGCTCTTGGTCTGGCGCTGACTAAGCGAATAAATGGCCGCGCGATCGAGACGGAACTAAGCGCTTCGCTCTTTAACAAGGCAGCGGTCGACGCCTACGTAGCCGCAGTTCAGGCTGGCGGAAATCCTGACCTCCCGCGCATCCGTATCGAGGTTTTTCTGTCGGACGAGCCAAGCGTCGCCGCCCTCCGCGGCTCCCACAATATCGAAAAATCAGACGCGGTGGGCGTTCGTCTGGAGATCGGCTTCAACGACGAATACGGTGCCGAGTACGGTGCCTTTCTTGCGGATCGCGCGGAGGTACGCACGATCCCAATCGAGTTTTACACCGTTCAATGGTGCTCGTTTGCGGGAAACGCGATCTCAAGTCGCGGCATGCCGGTGGGGCTCTCGTACATCGACGCGACGACGATCAGGCTCCAGAGCGGCACTGACTATTACCTCCAGAACATCATCAATGCGGGCCTCGACGCAAAGGAGCGCGTAGCGCTCACTCTCGCGTACCGTGGACTGAAGGAGAAGTTCTCCGGCGAGGCTGCTATCAAAGCGATCAACGATAAGCTGACCCAGAACAAGGGCGCGATCACTGACAAGAAGCTCGCGATCGCCGTCGATGTGTCGCAGAAATCGAGCTGGGAGACGAACCTCGTCCCACACCTCGACGACCTGCCGTTTCACCTAATCGGTAAGGGTGAGCAGAGCGCGCTCAAGATACTCTTGGCCCTGGAGCGGCAGGCCGGCGAAGCCCACGTGATCCTGATTGAAGAGCCAGAGAACCACCTGTCTTTCTCCTCGCTCCAGACACTCATCGCGAAGATCAATGAGAAGTGCAAAGGCAAGCAAATCATCATCACGACGCACAGCGCGTACGTGCTGAACAAGCTGGGAATGGAGAAGACTGTTCTTCTCCATGATGGCATGACCACCACACTTGCGAAGCTACCAAAGGACACCCAGGCTTACTTTAAGAAGCTCTCAGGCTACGACACGCTCCGTATCATCCTCGCGAAGCGAAGCATCCTGGTCGAGGGGCCATCAGACGAGCTGATCGTGCAGAAGGCGTACGCGCGCGTGCACGGCCACCTACCGGCGGACGACGGCGTCGATGTGATTAACGTACGGGGGCTGTCATTTCCGCGCTTCCTCGATATCGCGAAGGAGCTTGGGAAGGACGTCTGCGTGGTCACGGACAACGACGGTGATCACGCGAACAAGATCGTGGAGCGATACAAGCCCTATGCCGGGATCAAGGGCATTCGGATCTGCGCGGATGATGACAACACAGCCAACACCCTCGAACCGCAGATGGTGAAATGCAACACGCTCGAAGCGCTTAACAAGGCGCTAGGAACCGCGCACGCTGACACCGCCAGCTTGGCTGAGTGGATGATCGACAATAAGTCCGAATGGGCGTTGCGCGTCTTTGAGGCCGACGAGGAGCTAGAGTTCCCCGCGTACATTTTCGAAGCGGTGCATGGTTAG
- a CDS encoding S26 family signal peptidase has product MNMQIRAVSRTAATAILFGCALAAGAAAVEARSPAIMINETTSLPKGIYLRSFTADLRRGSVVAILQPAVARPYLARLGVPADMWILKRVAALGGDAACVRGDVLSTPERQAQVLRRDRLGRALPAWRECRVLAPGELLLLGDTPTSFDSRYFGPVRNTAVAGTYRLVLRW; this is encoded by the coding sequence ATGAACATGCAGATCCGAGCAGTCTCGCGGACAGCGGCCACGGCGATCTTGTTCGGTTGCGCCCTCGCGGCGGGGGCCGCGGCCGTCGAGGCGCGGTCTCCAGCCATCATGATCAATGAGACGACGAGCCTTCCAAAGGGAATCTATCTGCGCAGCTTCACCGCCGATCTGCGTCGTGGATCGGTTGTGGCCATTCTCCAGCCAGCTGTCGCGCGCCCTTATCTGGCGAGGCTCGGGGTCCCTGCGGACATGTGGATTCTCAAACGCGTTGCGGCCCTGGGCGGAGACGCCGCGTGCGTTCGGGGCGATGTTCTGTCGACCCCAGAGCGCCAGGCCCAAGTGCTGCGCCGCGATCGCCTCGGGCGGGCTCTGCCGGCTTGGCGCGAATGCCGCGTCTTGGCGCCGGGCGAGCTCTTACTGCTTGGCGACACCCCGACCAGCTTCGATAGCCGGTATTTCGGCCCGGTTCGCAACACCGCGGTGGCCGGGACCTATCGCCTGGTGCTGCGATGGTAG
- a CDS encoding ATP-binding protein translates to MQQSVLFDERFLERHAGPIISDPAVAIVELVANAWDAWATRVEVVWREGAKGLLFSIRDNGKGLTADQFRRRWGTLDYNRLTEEGELSEPPPELDGYSLRKAYGRNGRGRHAAFRFGNPYEVRTWRDGREARFEVSRDPVLPFKIEQIGARDGASGHGTEIVAEGGAGGVLSDQSLREVIGTRFLSDPNFLVTVNGTQVTFEDVPSGKLRRETIEVPEFGSVNLTVIDTLRADKTTRQHGIAWWVDNRLVGSPGWVGFDHERILDGRTAEAKRFIFIVQADFLSTHNAVLTDWTGFNPNISAWLTTRNLVHNKIREVLAEVTSERRKETKEAIRAHLSTTIRKLPPLGRDRWSTFLDTVVDQCTSISPTEVEQVAEILAKLELSQSQYGLIQQLHEMKPGELDDLNKLLADWSLRAAKLALDEIQSRLSLIAELDEKLRDPAVYEVGDLQPLFERSLWVFGPEFESLEFTSNRGMTEVIAKLFAGKQKGSLQRPDFVIVPDGSVGFYSRDSHDAGHDVDGVARLVVAEIKRPGVTIGADEKAQPWRYVKELIEKGLLTKAATITCYVLGSQVDPAESGDDRRWDDRVLIRPMSYNTFVRRAEKRMLGLRDKLRDAPFLREVGLDADEFVHGPRSRPTELQFEA, encoded by the coding sequence GTGCAACAGTCAGTTCTCTTTGACGAACGGTTCTTAGAGCGGCACGCTGGCCCGATCATCTCCGATCCGGCCGTCGCCATCGTTGAACTCGTCGCTAACGCGTGGGACGCTTGGGCCACTCGGGTTGAGGTTGTTTGGCGTGAAGGCGCCAAAGGGCTGCTGTTTTCGATACGCGACAACGGCAAGGGGCTGACCGCGGATCAATTCCGGCGTCGCTGGGGCACCCTGGACTACAACCGCTTGACTGAAGAAGGCGAACTCTCCGAGCCGCCGCCTGAGCTCGACGGCTATAGCCTTCGCAAGGCGTACGGTCGAAACGGAAGGGGGCGCCACGCAGCATTCCGGTTCGGCAATCCGTATGAGGTGAGAACCTGGCGCGACGGCCGCGAAGCCCGCTTCGAGGTGAGCCGCGATCCTGTCCTGCCGTTCAAGATTGAGCAGATTGGTGCACGCGACGGCGCTTCCGGCCATGGAACAGAGATCGTGGCTGAGGGCGGAGCTGGGGGTGTTCTGAGTGATCAGTCTCTGCGCGAAGTCATCGGCACGAGGTTCCTTTCCGATCCAAACTTCTTAGTCACGGTGAATGGCACCCAGGTGACTTTCGAAGACGTGCCGTCGGGAAAGCTGCGGCGCGAAACCATCGAGGTTCCGGAATTCGGCTCCGTCAATCTGACCGTCATCGACACGCTTAGGGCAGATAAGACCACGCGCCAGCATGGTATCGCTTGGTGGGTCGACAATCGGCTCGTCGGATCTCCAGGCTGGGTGGGATTTGATCACGAACGGATCCTCGACGGTCGCACCGCTGAGGCCAAGCGGTTCATTTTCATCGTGCAGGCGGACTTCTTGTCCACTCACAATGCCGTCCTCACCGATTGGACCGGCTTCAACCCAAACATTTCCGCTTGGTTGACGACGCGCAACCTCGTTCACAACAAGATTAGGGAGGTCCTGGCTGAAGTCACAAGCGAACGCCGGAAAGAGACGAAGGAAGCCATCCGCGCCCACCTGAGCACCACCATCAGGAAGTTGCCGCCGTTGGGCCGGGATCGTTGGAGTACCTTCCTGGACACTGTGGTCGACCAGTGCACAAGCATCAGCCCGACCGAAGTTGAACAGGTCGCCGAGATCCTGGCCAAGCTTGAACTGAGCCAATCCCAGTATGGACTGATCCAACAGCTCCACGAGATGAAGCCAGGCGAACTGGACGATCTCAACAAGCTTCTCGCCGACTGGAGCTTACGGGCCGCAAAGTTGGCGCTGGACGAAATCCAATCCCGTCTCAGCCTCATTGCAGAGCTGGACGAGAAGCTTCGGGACCCGGCAGTGTACGAAGTTGGTGACTTGCAGCCGTTGTTCGAGCGCAGCCTTTGGGTGTTCGGTCCCGAGTTCGAGAGCCTGGAGTTCACCAGCAATCGGGGCATGACCGAGGTGATTGCGAAGCTCTTTGCCGGCAAGCAGAAGGGGTCGTTGCAGCGTCCCGATTTCGTGATCGTGCCCGATGGGAGCGTGGGCTTCTACAGCCGCGACTCCCACGACGCGGGCCATGACGTTGATGGCGTCGCTCGGCTCGTTGTGGCCGAGATCAAGCGGCCTGGCGTCACGATCGGTGCCGATGAGAAGGCTCAGCCATGGCGCTACGTGAAGGAGCTGATCGAAAAAGGCCTCCTCACCAAGGCGGCCACAATCACTTGCTATGTTCTAGGTTCGCAGGTGGACCCTGCGGAGTCGGGCGATGATCGGCGGTGGGACGATCGCGTGCTGATCCGTCCTATGAGCTACAACACGTTCGTACGACGCGCAGAAAAGCGCATGCTCGGCCTCCGAGACAAACTTCGCGACGCGCCGTTCCTCCGTGAGGTCGGGCTGGACGCGGATGAGTTTGTTCACGGCCCTCGAAGCAGACCGACCGAACTACAATTCGAGGCGTAA
- a CDS encoding TrbI/VirB10 family protein: MRRRLRPRAAAMVLAMAGAVLACGPRAAHAQQLVFDPKNHLENALQAARQLESLANEAHMLTNQARELASSPYSHLTATSQTLSSIGELAGAAKGLASDVAGLQADFEEIYPAIVQGLDPQTALKLRQERNATARNTARDLASAAAELEQMAKARPGRLQGALAASQSAIGQTAAIQSSAQVLVRVRKGPVVAAGLASAALCAGALAWAFIIQPDLRAQARQDEAVEDDQGRAPPLPQIAEGPATYGDLEPLQDVSQRPASAQPQPAAPPRSPLEAPAHRGARPMDRASEARTSPLFFAQAHSGQVAQVPPARADLGGDPRTAGQDAYNSDNLLDLVSPYELKAGSVIPALLLTGVDTARAGPVTAAVTDSIYDTVTGQHLLIPQGSRLIGRHEGESRHGDKRVFLVWDRLILPNGKSLVLDREPGVDAQGMIGVEGKVERRLLPLVAASLIGGAITALGQMARDEADASRRWVDDAGDAAAIEAAQVGGRLIDRELDVRPSIQVRPGARVRVLITHDLVLEPYAP; the protein is encoded by the coding sequence ATGCGCCGGAGGCTGCGGCCTAGGGCCGCCGCAATGGTCCTGGCCATGGCCGGGGCGGTGCTGGCTTGCGGTCCTCGGGCCGCTCACGCCCAGCAACTGGTGTTCGATCCCAAGAACCATCTGGAGAACGCACTGCAGGCGGCCCGGCAGTTGGAAAGCCTCGCCAATGAGGCGCACATGCTGACCAATCAGGCGCGTGAACTGGCCTCTTCCCCGTACAGCCACCTGACCGCGACAAGCCAGACGCTGAGCAGCATTGGCGAGCTTGCGGGGGCGGCCAAGGGATTGGCCTCCGATGTTGCAGGACTGCAGGCAGACTTCGAGGAAATCTATCCGGCGATCGTCCAAGGTCTAGATCCGCAGACGGCTCTGAAGCTTCGTCAAGAGCGCAACGCCACGGCCAGGAATACGGCGCGCGACCTGGCGAGCGCCGCAGCCGAGCTTGAGCAAATGGCCAAGGCCCGTCCCGGCCGCTTGCAGGGCGCCCTGGCGGCCAGTCAGTCGGCCATCGGTCAAACCGCAGCGATCCAGTCTTCGGCTCAGGTCCTGGTGCGCGTGCGCAAGGGCCCTGTCGTCGCCGCCGGTCTCGCCAGCGCGGCGCTATGCGCCGGAGCGCTCGCCTGGGCCTTCATTATCCAGCCGGACCTGCGCGCGCAGGCCCGCCAGGATGAAGCCGTCGAGGACGACCAGGGTCGGGCGCCGCCCCTCCCACAGATCGCCGAAGGACCAGCGACCTATGGCGATCTTGAGCCGCTTCAGGACGTGTCGCAGCGGCCAGCTTCAGCACAGCCGCAACCGGCCGCCCCGCCCAGGTCGCCCCTCGAGGCGCCGGCGCATCGAGGGGCGCGGCCGATGGATCGGGCCAGCGAGGCTCGCACCTCGCCTCTATTCTTTGCGCAGGCCCATAGCGGGCAGGTTGCGCAAGTCCCGCCAGCCCGAGCCGACCTGGGCGGCGATCCAAGGACCGCTGGGCAAGACGCCTACAATTCCGACAATCTCCTCGATCTGGTGAGCCCCTACGAACTGAAAGCCGGTTCGGTTATCCCGGCTTTGTTACTGACGGGAGTGGACACCGCTCGCGCCGGCCCGGTGACGGCCGCGGTCACCGACAGCATCTACGACACGGTCACGGGCCAGCACCTGCTCATCCCTCAAGGCTCGCGCCTCATCGGTCGGCATGAAGGCGAGAGCCGTCACGGCGACAAGCGCGTGTTCCTCGTCTGGGACCGACTGATCCTGCCCAACGGCAAGAGCCTTGTGCTCGATCGGGAGCCTGGCGTGGACGCCCAAGGCATGATCGGCGTCGAAGGCAAGGTCGAGCGGCGTCTTTTGCCGCTGGTGGCCGCGAGCCTGATCGGCGGCGCCATCACCGCGCTCGGGCAGATGGCTCGCGACGAGGCCGACGCCTCACGCCGATGGGTCGACGATGCGGGCGACGCAGCCGCCATAGAGGCCGCCCAGGTGGGGGGAAGATTGATCGACCGCGAGCTCGATGTGCGTCCGTCGATCCAGGTTCGGCCAGGCGCGAGGGTCCGCGTGCTGATCACCCACGACCTTGTCCTGGAGCCTTATGCGCCATGA
- a CDS encoding lytic transglycosylase domain-containing protein — translation MVAARCLALLLALAGGPAAAQSDWSAAGGALFVGAEPNPVPVSDDDVSTEMRARPAHWPFAEAIGSAASRHGLDPKLLAAVVAVESAFQAEAVSKAGAGGLTQLMPATAEELGVTDRFDPQANLLGGADYLARQLARFGDLRLALAAYNAGPARVERLGRVPAIAETQAYVETVVECFLAISAGRQVKSAQDCRSQGGR, via the coding sequence ATGGTAGCGGCCAGATGTCTGGCGCTTCTGCTTGCGCTGGCGGGCGGTCCGGCCGCCGCGCAAAGCGATTGGAGCGCGGCGGGCGGCGCCCTCTTCGTCGGGGCCGAGCCAAATCCGGTCCCTGTATCCGATGATGACGTATCGACTGAAATGCGAGCGCGCCCCGCGCATTGGCCTTTTGCCGAGGCGATCGGCTCTGCGGCCAGTCGCCACGGACTCGATCCCAAGCTGCTGGCGGCGGTGGTGGCGGTCGAAAGCGCTTTCCAGGCTGAAGCCGTTTCGAAAGCTGGGGCGGGCGGGCTTACCCAGCTCATGCCTGCAACCGCCGAGGAATTGGGCGTAACGGACCGGTTTGATCCGCAAGCCAACCTGCTGGGCGGCGCAGATTATCTGGCTCGGCAGCTGGCGCGGTTTGGCGATCTGAGGCTGGCGCTCGCGGCGTACAATGCCGGTCCTGCGCGTGTGGAACGGCTCGGCAGGGTTCCGGCGATCGCCGAGACGCAAGCCTATGTCGAGACCGTGGTCGAATGTTTCCTGGCGATCAGCGCCGGCCGCCAGGTCAAGTCCGCGCAGGACTGTCGTTCGCAAGGCGGCCGGTGA
- a CDS encoding HEPN domain-containing protein, whose protein sequence is MNDSLDHLPEGKRQELARVLEILFREFEDATRSRSSARKQGRILKVLLFGSYARGDWVDDPVGGYKSDYDLLVVVNADELTDTAEYWMEADQHLLQAYEIAHQLTAPAHFIVHSLSDVNHQLARGRPFFTQIVREGVALYEAPDHPFAKPARLSPQEAYAEAKANFDNWFPSASDFADQARYAISKNRTNVAAFELHQATERFYHCVLLTMTLHSTKSHNLNFLRSQAERVEPGLIPVWPRSSRFEKRCWELLRRAYVEARFSSHYVITVEELAWLIDRVSDLQQRVQKSCEAYLATIRPDDR, encoded by the coding sequence ATGAACGACAGCCTCGACCATCTCCCTGAGGGCAAGCGCCAGGAACTGGCGCGGGTGCTCGAGATCCTGTTCCGGGAGTTCGAGGACGCCACTCGGAGCAGGTCGTCTGCGCGCAAGCAGGGCCGCATCCTGAAGGTGCTGCTGTTTGGCAGCTACGCCAGGGGCGACTGGGTGGACGATCCGGTCGGCGGATATAAGTCGGACTATGATCTCCTGGTGGTGGTCAACGCCGATGAGCTGACCGACACCGCCGAGTACTGGATGGAGGCCGACCAGCACCTGTTGCAGGCCTATGAGATCGCCCACCAGCTGACCGCCCCGGCGCACTTCATCGTCCACTCGCTTTCGGACGTGAACCATCAGCTCGCCCGCGGCCGGCCGTTCTTCACCCAGATCGTGCGCGAAGGCGTGGCGCTCTACGAAGCCCCCGATCACCCCTTCGCCAAGCCGGCCAGGCTCTCGCCGCAAGAGGCCTATGCCGAAGCCAAGGCGAATTTCGATAATTGGTTTCCGAGTGCGTCAGATTTTGCTGACCAGGCACGTTATGCGATTTCTAAGAACAGGACGAACGTCGCCGCCTTTGAGCTCCATCAGGCCACCGAGCGGTTTTACCACTGCGTCCTGCTGACCATGACGCTGCACTCGACCAAGTCGCACAATCTGAACTTCCTGCGTTCTCAGGCTGAGCGGGTGGAGCCGGGGCTGATCCCGGTCTGGCCGCGCAGCAGCCGGTTCGAGAAGCGCTGCTGGGAGCTTCTGCGACGAGCCTATGTCGAGGCCCGCTTCTCCTCGCACTATGTCATCACCGTCGAGGAACTGGCTTGGCTGATCGACCGCGTGAGCGACCTCCAGCAGCGGGTTCAAAAGAGCTGCGAGGCCTACCTGGCGACGATCAGGCCTGACGACCGATAG